From a single Pseudomonas sp. A34-9 genomic region:
- a CDS encoding succinate dehydrogenase iron-sulfur subunit encodes MLQVSVYRYNPDQDAAPFMQEFQVDTGGKDLMVLDVLALIKEQDEGFSYRRSCREGVCGSDGMNINGKNGLACITPLSAVVKGNKLIVRPLPGLPVIRDLVVDMSIFYKQYEKVKPYLQNDTPAPAIERLQSPEEREKLDGLYECILCACCSTSCPSFWWNPDKFLGPAALLQAYRFLADSRDTKTNERLASLDDPFSVFRCRGIMNCVNVCPKGLNPTKAIGHIRNMLLSSGV; translated from the coding sequence ATGTTGCAAGTCAGTGTTTATCGCTACAACCCTGATCAGGACGCTGCGCCGTTCATGCAGGAATTCCAGGTCGATACCGGTGGTAAAGACCTGATGGTGCTGGACGTGCTGGCCCTGATCAAAGAGCAGGACGAGGGTTTCTCCTACCGTCGCTCTTGCCGTGAAGGCGTCTGCGGCTCCGACGGCATGAACATCAACGGCAAGAACGGTCTGGCGTGCATCACGCCGCTGTCCGCCGTTGTAAAAGGTAACAAGTTGATCGTTCGTCCGCTGCCAGGTTTGCCGGTTATCCGTGACCTGGTCGTCGATATGAGCATCTTCTACAAGCAATACGAGAAGGTGAAGCCTTACCTGCAGAACGACACGCCGGCTCCGGCCATCGAGCGTCTGCAGTCGCCAGAAGAGCGTGAAAAGCTCGACGGTCTGTACGAGTGCATCCTGTGCGCTTGCTGCTCGACCTCTTGCCCGTCCTTCTGGTGGAACCCGGACAAGTTCCTGGGTCCAGCTGCGCTGCTGCAAGCTTATCGCTTCCTGGCAGACAGCCGTGACACCAAGACCAACGAGCGTCTGGCTTCGCTCGATGACCCGTTCAGCGTCTTCCGCTGCCGGGGCATCATGAACTGCGTCAACGTATGTCCGAAAGGCCTGAACCCGACTAAGGCCATCGGTCACATCCGTAACATGTTGCTTTCGAGCGGCGTGTGA